The following proteins come from a genomic window of Megalops cyprinoides isolate fMegCyp1 chromosome 6, fMegCyp1.pri, whole genome shotgun sequence:
- the b4galt3 gene encoding beta-1,4-galactosyltransferase 3: protein MVCFGRPLDSPCTLALLVGFQFAFVVYFSLGGFRGLVSVLVHSAEPEFDYSRPHDVYTNLSQLGALFSSHTGAPGKGEQLKDCHVPSPLLVGPVSVRLSVPLSLEEIRERNPLVTLGGRYRPPDCEPRHHTAIVVPYRNRQAHLRTLLYHLHPFLQRQQLHYSIYIVHQMGNSTFNRAKLLNVGVREALRDEDWGCLFLHDVDLLPENDHNTYTCHPQHPTHLSVAMDKFRYRLPYSQYFGGVSAVTPDQYLRMNGFPNQYWGWGGEDDDIAARVRLSGMKIVRPSVAVGHYKMIKHKGDKGNEQNPRRFDLLKRTRINWRSDGLNSLTYELLSKQLEPLYTNLSVNIGEDPRQSLKKATPPRKVTPPPTKLTEKGIALTRAAKTDQAQLGGANKTSVERGVVK from the exons ATGGTGTGTTTCGGACGGCCCCTCGACTCGCCCTGCACCCTCGCCTTGTTAGTCGGCTTCCAGTTTGCCTTCGTGGTCTACTTCTCCCTCGGGGGCTTCCGGGGCCTAGTCTCAGTCTTGGTGCACTCCGCTGAGCCGGAGTTTGACTACTCACGCCCCCATGACGTCTACACGAACCTCAGCCAGCTGGGGGCGCTGTTTTCCTCACACACCGGTGCCCCAGGGAAGGGTGAGCAACTGAAGGACTGCCACGTGCCATCTCCTCTTCTAG TGGGTCCTGTGTCTGTGCGGctgtctgtccccctctccctggaGGAGATCCGGGAGAGGAACCCCCTTGTGACCCTGGGGGGCCGGTACCGCCCCCCGGACTGTGAGCCCCGCCACCACACTGCCATCGTTGTGCCGTACCGCAACAGGCAGGCACACCTGCGCACCCTGCTGTACCACCTCCACCCGTtcctgcagaggcagcagctccATTACAGCATCTACATCGTGCACCAG ATGGGAAACTCGACCTTTAACCGCGCAAAGCTGCTCAACGTGGGTGTTCGTGAGGCGCTGCGGGATGAGGACTGGGGCTGCCTGTTCCTGCACGACGTCGACCTGCTGCCCGAGAACGACCACAACACCTACACCTGCCACCCACAGCACCCCACTCACCTGTCCGTGGCCATGGACAAGTTCCGATACAG GTTGCCATACTCCCAGTATTTCGGAGGGGTGTCAGCTGTAACTCCCGACCAGTACCTCAGGATGAATGGCTTCCCTAACCAGTactggggctgggggggggaagACGACGACATCGCTGCCAG gGTACGTCTGTCGGGAATGAAGATCGTTCGCCCCTCAGTGGCAGTGGGCCACTACAAGATGATAAAGCATAAAGGCGACAAGGGCAACGAGCAGAACCCACGCAG GTTTGATCTGTTGAAGAGGACCAGGATAAACTGGCGGTCTGATGGCCTCAACTCCCTCACCTATGAACTCCTGTCCAAACAGCTGGAGCCCCTGTACACCAACCTGTCTGTCAATATCGGGGAGGACCCTCGCCAGTCTCTGAAGAAGGCCACACCTCCCAGAAAAGTTACACCCCCTCCAACCAAACTCACAGAAAAGGGCATAGCTCTGACCAGAGCTGCAAAAACAGACCAAGCCCAGTTGGGAGGGGCGAATAAGACTTCTGTGGAAAGGGGAGTGGTTAAATAG
- the LOC118778734 gene encoding death effector domain-containing protein-like encodes MTSQQHPSHHANTNPRLLITRNLTTSQARQLAQPGQSDSTHSGGSSAPTAATGGTASSASPAGSCGGGPHRGGHASSSSLSRRRPPTGRFEPWPEEAADDSYGLYSLHRMFDIVGAQLTHRDVRVLSFLFVDVIDEYERGGIRSGRDFLLALERQGRCDETNFRHVLQLLRIITRHDLLPYVTLRKRQAVCPDPVDKYLEETSVRYVSPSCRGENQGTTPHRRNGSQPVICCSPSGPQVCPARAKPTPSLPSRKRKRSHAATDCREKQTCDIRLRVRAEYCQHESALQGNVFSNKQEALERQFERFNQANTILKSRDLGSIICDIKFSELTYLDAFWRDYINGSLLEALKGVFITDSLKQAVGHEAIKLLVNVDEEDYQAGRRKLLRNLAAGGGRETAA; translated from the exons ATGACCTCACAGCAGCATCCTTCCCACCACGCCAACACCAACCCTCGCCTGCTCATCACCCGAAATCTAACGACCAGTCAGGCCAGGCAGCTCGCCCAGCCCGGCCAGTCAGACTCCACCCATAGCGGAGGTTCCTCGGCTCCCACTGCCGCCACGGGCGGGACGGCGTCCTCCGCTTCCCCAGCCGGCTCCTGCGGCGGGGGTCCCCACAGGGGCGGGCATGCATCCTCCTCATCCTTGTCACGCCGGCGGCCGCCGACGGGGCGCTTTGAGCCCTGGCCCGAGGAGGCGGCGGACGACTCCTACGGCCTCTATTCCCTGCACCGCATGTTCGACATCGTGGGCGCCCAGCTGACCCACCGCGACGTGCGcgtcctctccttcctgttcgTGGATGTCATCGACGAGTACGAGCGGGGCGGCATCCGGAGCGGGCGGGACTTCCTGCTGGCGCTGGAGCGGCAGGGCCGCTGTGACGAGACCAACTTCAGACATGTGCTACAGCTACTCCGCATCATCACCCGCCACGACCTGCTGCCCTACGTCACGCTCAGGAAGCGGCAGGCGG TGTGCCCAGACCCGGTGGACAAATACCTGGAGGAAACATCTGTGCGTTATGTGTCCCCgagctgcagaggagagaaCCAGGGGACTACGCCACACAGGAGGAATG gcTCCCAGCCAGTGATCTGCTGCTCCCCGTCTGGCCCCCAGGTGTGCCCCGCCCGGGCTAAGcccaccccttccctccccagcCGTAAGAGGAAGAGGTCCCACGCTGCCACAGACTGCCGGGAGAAACAGACCTGTG ACATCCGCCTCCGAGTGCGCGCCGAGTACTGCCAGCACGAGTCGGCACTGCAGGGCAACGTCTTCTCCAACAAGCAGGAGGCGCTGGAGAGGCAGTTCGAGAGGTTCAACCAGGCCAACACCATCCTCAAGTCGCGGGACCTGGGCTCCATCATCTGCGACATCAAGTTCTCCGAGCTGACCTACCTGGACGCGTTCTGGCGGGACTACATCAACGGTTCCCTGCTGGAGGCGCTGAAGGGCGTGTTCATCACGGACTCGCTCAAGCAGGCCGTGGGCCACGAGGCCATCAAACTCCTGGTCAACGTGGACGAGGAGGACTACCAGGCGGGCCGGCGCAAGCTGCTGCGCAACCTGGCAGCCGGAGGGGGCCGGGAGACGGCCGCGTAG
- the cfap126 gene encoding protein Flattop yields MATNFSANQYESAFKAKRLQNWTLPKEYKERPSAAVGHTTFIATDRGHLLPGVKAKRGFRSTFIGTWDLPRRIAPASINPTARSVEGQERLRSWSQDQGRSKRRSLEKGPESAPKSPENVETLAKPAEEDQVPEAASPRREASPTSPKPETAPTSPKPETAPTSPMSAASQSRPTSADQQEAIQAQ; encoded by the exons ATGGCGACCAACTTTTCTGCTAATCAG TATGAAAGTGCTTTCAAAGCGAAGAGACTGCAGAACTGGACACTACCCAAGGAATACAAAGAG AGACCTTCCGCTGCTGTGGGTCACACGACGTTCATTGCCACGGACCGGGGGCATCTTCTCCCAGGCGTGAAAGCAAAG CGTGGATTCCGGTCCACATTCATCGGCACCTGGGACCTGCCCCGTAGAATTGCCCCCGCGTCCATCAACCCGACTGCTCGTTCAGTGGAGGGTCAGGAGAGACTTAGATCCTGGAGCCAAGATCAGGGGCGCTCCAAGAGAAGGAGCTTAGAGAAGGGCCCGGAATCGGCCCCGAAGTCACCGGAGAATGTG GAAACACTCGCCAAGCCAGCCGAGGAGGATCAGGTCCCTGAAGCGGCCTCGCCTAGGCGAGAAGCATCACCCACCTCACCTAAGCCAGAGACAGCCCCCACTTCACCTAAGCCAGAGACAGCCCCCACTTCACCTATGTCTGCAGCATCCCAGTCCAGGCCAACCTCTGCTGACCAGCAGGAAGCAATCCAGGCCCAGTGA